The candidate division WOR-3 bacterium genome has a window encoding:
- a CDS encoding PAC2 family protein, translating to MPVRYLSETKVKAPALVACWPGMGHVGILAASYLRMKLNGVPYAEIDATPYFLPDAIEVVDGIGRIPAPPRQMVYAIAEPPLLVFEGEAQISGEPGIKIASELLDVAQEAGVSTVYTGAAFALPMSFRQAVKVYGVATDETLRSRFAPLGVEPLKEGRVSGLNGLLLGLAKSRGLSAASFLATIPQYAIEAPNPKASKAIVQVFERIFNTTVDMTEIDERISETDRMMGEFERRVAAAIEALRRNTEERFASEEGEEVEAGERPEPHELMAHIEHLFEEAQRDRSKIQELKEELDRWGLFALYEDRFLDLFSKKEKRE from the coding sequence ATGCCAGTTAGATATTTGAGTGAAACGAAGGTGAAAGCACCGGCGCTTGTTGCCTGCTGGCCCGGGATGGGTCATGTGGGAATTCTGGCGGCGAGTTATCTGCGGATGAAGTTGAACGGTGTGCCTTACGCCGAGATTGATGCCACGCCCTACTTTCTGCCCGATGCGATTGAGGTTGTTGATGGTATTGGCCGGATTCCGGCGCCACCGCGCCAGATGGTGTATGCGATTGCCGAACCACCGCTGCTGGTGTTTGAGGGTGAGGCACAGATTTCCGGTGAGCCGGGTATTAAAATCGCCAGTGAACTTTTAGATGTTGCTCAGGAGGCAGGGGTCAGTACGGTTTATACCGGCGCGGCGTTTGCCCTGCCGATGAGTTTTCGTCAGGCGGTAAAGGTTTACGGTGTGGCAACCGATGAGACACTGCGCAGCCGGTTTGCGCCGCTCGGGGTTGAGCCGTTGAAGGAGGGCAGGGTTTCCGGACTTAACGGGCTGTTGTTAGGGCTGGCAAAGTCAAGGGGATTGTCGGCGGCGTCGTTTCTGGCGACGATTCCCCAGTATGCGATTGAAGCCCCGAATCCGAAGGCGTCCAAGGCGATTGTTCAGGTGTTTGAGCGGATTTTCAATACGACGGTTGATATGACGGAGATTGATGAACGCATCAGCGAAACCGACCGGATGATGGGTGAGTTTGAACGCCGGGTGGCGGCGGCGATTGAGGCGTTACGCCGCAATACCGAGGAACGGTTCGCTTCTGAGGAAGGGGAAGAGGTCGAAGCCGGGGAAAGGCCGGAACCCCATGAACTGATGGCGCACATCGAACATCTCTTTGAAGAGGCACAGCGCGACCGCAGTAAGATTCAGGAGTTGAAAGAGGAACTGGACCGCTGGGGGCTGTTCGCACTTTACGAGGACCGGTTTTTAGACCTTTTCAGTAAAAAAGAGAAACGCGAATAA
- the murJ gene encoding murein biosynthesis integral membrane protein MurJ, whose amino-acid sequence MPSDVRTTSVASGRFTRRVGLFTIGTLISRLLGVARESVFAYLFGAGMATDAFNVAFRIPNFLRDLFAESALSAAFVPTFVARRQAGDERRTWRFAANVFNTIVLFIGLLVIFGMIFAPQVVQVIAWGFRTNPAKLALTTTLTRIMFPFLLFVVLAAWAMGILNSCGSFFIPASAPAAFNVFSALVPVVLYGFLRQKGIEPIVGMAYGVTIGAVAQLVVQLPRLRTFGFRYQPVLNLKDEDLHQVVRRWVPMILGFASWQVNFLVNTLLLSFLPQGSVTWVSYAYRIQHLPAGLFGVAIGTVALAEYAGSAATERRIVPERFKHALKLAAVLTLPAGVLLLVLAVPVVRLIYQHGRFTALDTVLTAQALALYALGVLPAALTRNCAAGFYALGDTKTPALVALGVVAGNIALNLILMRFIGFRSFPLTASLTQFLNFVILFYLLTRRQINLFDRTLFRMLIQTGGAALVGGAVAYGCRLGYESFLPINRVVSQLTEVIVAGGLGMAGYYLMARVLRIEEVKEAINSLIQRAR is encoded by the coding sequence GTGCCTTCTGATGTTAGAACAACATCGGTTGCTTCAGGTCGATTTACCCGGCGGGTCGGGCTGTTCACCATCGGCACTTTGATTTCCCGGCTTTTAGGGGTGGCACGGGAGTCGGTTTTTGCTTATCTGTTTGGTGCCGGAATGGCAACCGATGCCTTTAATGTTGCCTTCCGAATCCCCAACTTTCTGCGCGACCTGTTCGCCGAGAGCGCGCTTTCCGCGGCGTTTGTCCCGACCTTTGTTGCGCGGCGTCAAGCAGGAGACGAGCGACGCACCTGGCGTTTTGCCGCTAATGTATTCAATACGATTGTGCTGTTTATCGGTCTACTGGTGATTTTCGGGATGATTTTTGCGCCCCAGGTGGTGCAGGTGATTGCCTGGGGTTTTCGCACCAACCCGGCGAAGTTAGCACTGACAACGACATTGACAAGGATAATGTTTCCGTTTCTTCTGTTTGTTGTCCTTGCCGCCTGGGCGATGGGGATTTTGAACAGTTGCGGTAGTTTTTTTATCCCGGCGAGCGCACCGGCAGCGTTCAATGTCTTTTCTGCCCTGGTGCCGGTGGTGCTTTACGGGTTTTTGCGACAGAAGGGGATTGAGCCGATTGTCGGAATGGCGTACGGCGTAACGATTGGTGCGGTGGCACAACTGGTGGTGCAGTTGCCGCGCTTGCGCACCTTTGGGTTTCGTTATCAGCCGGTGCTGAACCTGAAGGATGAGGATTTGCATCAGGTGGTGCGGCGCTGGGTGCCGATGATTCTCGGTTTCGCCAGCTGGCAGGTGAACTTTCTGGTGAACACTTTGCTGTTGTCTTTCCTGCCGCAAGGTTCGGTCACCTGGGTAAGTTATGCCTACCGGATTCAGCATCTGCCGGCGGGGTTGTTTGGCGTGGCGATTGGCACGGTGGCGCTTGCCGAGTACGCCGGGAGCGCGGCGACCGAAAGGCGCATTGTGCCGGAGCGGTTTAAACATGCCTTGAAACTGGCGGCGGTATTGACACTACCGGCGGGTGTGCTTCTCCTTGTTCTGGCGGTACCGGTGGTGCGGCTGATTTATCAGCATGGCAGGTTTACCGCCCTTGATACTGTGCTCACGGCGCAGGCGCTGGCGCTTTATGCGCTGGGTGTTCTGCCTGCGGCACTAACCCGTAACTGTGCGGCGGGGTTTTATGCGCTGGGTGACACCAAAACACCGGCACTGGTTGCACTCGGCGTGGTTGCGGGCAACATTGCGCTCAATCTAATTTTGATGCGGTTTATCGGGTTTCGCTCCTTTCCCCTTACGGCTTCGTTGACCCAGTTTTTGAACTTTGTGATTCTTTTTTATCTCTTGACACGACGGCAAATTAATCTTTTTGACCGGACGCTTTTCCGAATGCTTATTCAGACCGGCGGGGCGGCGCTGGTTGGTGGTGCGGTTGCTTATGGATGCCGGCTGGGGTATGAGTCGTTTTTGCCGATAAACCGGGTGGTCTCACAACTAACTGAGGTGATTGTTGCCGGTGGTCTGGGTATGGCTGGTTATTATCTGATGGCGCGGGTTTTGCGTATTGAGGAGGTGAAGGAGGCGATTAACAGTTTAATCCAGCGGGCAAGATGA
- a CDS encoding coenzyme F420-0:L-glutamate ligase, protein MPKEKPPIIETSRGPVERIRVKTHVLNKGDDLLSAVRHYAGALLQPGDILTIAESPVAATQGRAIPLTEIKPGIAARILWRFVKKVPYGIGLRSPYSMQCAIDEVGLPRILIAAIAGGFGKLFGISGVFYRIAGKQVAMIDAAHTSGVKEFYDCVILGPKDPDDVARRLAQALSCPVAVVDANDIFGCTVVGASPGLDSALVSEAMRDNPAGQGGDLTPIVILRPHTRATP, encoded by the coding sequence GTGCCAAAGGAAAAACCGCCCATCATTGAAACCAGCCGTGGTCCAGTCGAGCGCATTCGGGTAAAAACCCATGTCCTCAATAAAGGCGACGATTTGCTCTCTGCGGTCCGGCACTATGCCGGCGCCCTGCTTCAACCCGGCGACATCCTGACCATTGCCGAAAGTCCGGTTGCCGCCACCCAGGGCAGGGCAATCCCTCTCACTGAGATAAAACCCGGCATCGCAGCGCGCATTCTCTGGCGCTTTGTCAAAAAGGTGCCCTACGGCATCGGCTTGCGCAGCCCCTACTCAATGCAGTGCGCAATTGACGAAGTTGGCTTACCCCGCATCCTTATCGCCGCCATCGCCGGCGGCTTCGGTAAACTTTTTGGTATAAGTGGTGTTTTCTATCGCATCGCCGGCAAACAGGTAGCGATGATTGACGCTGCCCACACCTCGGGCGTTAAAGAGTTTTACGACTGCGTCATTCTCGGTCCGAAAGACCCGGACGATGTTGCCCGGCGCCTTGCGCAGGCGCTTTCCTGCCCGGTGGCAGTGGTTGACGCCAACGACATCTTCGGCTGCACCGTGGTTGGTGCCTCACCAGGACTGGATTCCGCACTGGTTTCTGAGGCGATGCGCGACAACCCCGCAGGACAGGGTGGCGACCTGACACCAATCGTCATCCTCCGGCCACACACCAGGGCGACACCTTGA
- a CDS encoding DegT/DnrJ/EryC1/StrS family aminotransferase — translation MEVPILDLKRQYRYLKSQIDHRLQQALDHQRWIMGPEVQELEQTVARYIGTQFAVGVASGTDALVLALRALAYKRTGSDFWKPAAEIITTPFTFAATADAILRAGATPVFVDIDPETFNINPERIENALTKNTVGIIPVHLYGRACPMAQLKEIAQKHNLFILEDVAQAFGASYQGKKCGAWGDAAAFSFFPSKNLGGFGDGGIVTTDDQSIAEFVDILRRHGGKDKYNVDYLGYNSRLDTLQAAILLARFSVLEEFNARRLKVAANYNRAFSSIPHLTVPRLPANGEHVFHQYTIRHPERDLLKQHLDRAKVATMVYYPIPLHKMKLFATRCRIGGELKEAERAAREVLSLPIEPLLEPEEVDFVIKRIEEYSYQRQTVSV, via the coding sequence ATGGAAGTACCAATCCTTGACCTGAAACGTCAGTACCGTTACCTCAAATCCCAAATCGACCACCGACTGCAACAGGCGCTTGACCATCAGAGGTGGATTATGGGTCCGGAGGTTCAGGAACTGGAACAAACCGTTGCCCGCTACATCGGCACTCAATTTGCCGTCGGTGTCGCCTCAGGAACCGACGCCCTCGTTCTCGCACTCCGCGCCCTCGCTTACAAGCGCACCGGCAGCGACTTCTGGAAGCCAGCCGCCGAAATAATCACCACCCCCTTCACCTTCGCCGCCACCGCTGACGCCATCCTTCGTGCCGGCGCGACGCCCGTCTTCGTCGACATCGACCCCGAAACCTTTAACATCAACCCCGAGCGAATTGAAAATGCGTTGACCAAAAACACTGTCGGCATCATTCCGGTTCACCTTTATGGTCGGGCTTGCCCGATGGCGCAACTTAAGGAAATCGCCCAAAAGCACAACCTTTTTATCCTTGAAGATGTTGCCCAGGCGTTTGGTGCCTCTTATCAGGGTAAAAAGTGTGGCGCCTGGGGCGATGCTGCCGCCTTCAGTTTCTTTCCGAGCAAAAATCTTGGTGGATTCGGTGACGGGGGTATCGTTACCACCGATGACCAATCCATTGCTGAGTTCGTTGACATCCTACGTCGCCACGGTGGCAAAGACAAGTACAATGTTGATTACCTCGGCTACAACAGTCGGCTTGACACCCTGCAGGCGGCAATCCTTCTCGCCCGCTTTTCGGTTCTCGAGGAGTTCAATGCGCGCCGGCTCAAAGTTGCTGCTAATTACAACCGGGCATTCAGTTCGATTCCCCATTTAACCGTTCCCCGACTGCCGGCAAATGGAGAACATGTCTTCCATCAATACACCATTCGCCACCCGGAACGTGACCTCCTGAAACAGCACCTCGACCGGGCAAAGGTTGCGACGATGGTCTATTACCCCATTCCCCTGCACAAGATGAAACTGTTTGCCACGCGCTGCCGCATCGGCGGGGAACTCAAAGAAGCGGAGAGAGCAGCACGCGAAGTCCTTTCACTACCGATTGAACCGCTCCTTGAACCCGAAGAAGTTGATTTTGTAATCAAGCGCATTGAAGAGTACAGCTATCAACGACAAACGGTTTCGGTCTAA
- a CDS encoding GNAT family N-acetyltransferase — protein MMKDTIAVLDEFFSKYLECDLGNVAPGRVWVIPSDRRDAREERSDNIIALWLIASGNRCVVSVQRSLEEAVQRVVNRLALGDFRTPYGQKALIEAVAAKIKRPPAVTGNSGPIFFATSATFRRIPVDRCRLVNEADIPALQAVGLYGKYLDKSIAEGTCFAAFDGAEPVAVAGTWEVPHMADRVADICVPGTIPARRREGFGKQVVACTTEAVLKSGRVPIYVTSDLNFASIATAKAVGYQPYGWQFRIEVVPE, from the coding sequence ATGATGAAAGATACGATTGCGGTCCTTGACGAGTTTTTCTCAAAATACTTAGAGTGTGATTTGGGGAATGTCGCACCGGGACGGGTCTGGGTGATTCCTTCGGACCGCCGCGACGCCCGGGAAGAACGGTCGGACAACATCATCGCGCTGTGGCTGATCGCCAGTGGTAATCGGTGTGTTGTTTCGGTGCAGCGGAGTCTGGAGGAGGCGGTGCAGAGGGTTGTCAATCGGCTGGCGCTGGGTGATTTTCGCACCCCTTACGGGCAGAAGGCGCTAATCGAGGCGGTGGCAGCAAAGATTAAAAGGCCGCCGGCGGTAACCGGCAATTCGGGACCGATATTTTTTGCCACGAGCGCCACTTTTCGGCGGATTCCGGTTGACAGGTGCCGGCTGGTCAATGAGGCGGATATTCCGGCGTTGCAGGCGGTCGGGCTCTACGGCAAATACCTTGACAAAAGTATTGCCGAGGGCACCTGTTTTGCTGCCTTTGACGGTGCCGAACCGGTGGCGGTTGCCGGTACCTGGGAAGTGCCTCATATGGCAGACCGGGTTGCCGATATCTGTGTGCCGGGAACAATCCCGGCGCGGCGCCGGGAAGGTTTTGGTAAGCAGGTCGTGGCTTGCACCACCGAGGCGGTGCTGAAAAGCGGCCGGGTGCCGATCTATGTGACATCAGATTTAAACTTTGCATCAATCGCCACCGCGAAAGCGGTTGGTTATCAGCCCTATGGCTGGCAGTTTCGGATTGAGGTTGTTCCGGAATAA
- a CDS encoding CRTAC1 family protein — MKGILLLLSLGTLIFAQTITFRDVAQESGIVVQGGLGSCAAFADYDNDDYLDICFDPGPQVYLFHNNQDGTFTDVTQQAGLAGLDFRSIVWADYNNDGFSDILANDHGSTVYLFRNNGNGTFTDVAATNGLMRGGDRPLFLDYDRDGFLDVLVIGLDATFLYRNISADSFRLVLALPWGGNSGTCADYDNDLYPDIYICRNGPNKLLRNNGNGTFSDVTDSAGVGNAGNTQAAAFGDFDNDGDLDLYITNIGGGTNKLFRNNGNGTFVDVTSFYGVADVGDGRTCDWIDFNNDRLLDLFTTNHVYPNRLFRSMGYNAPFLNVAGAVNIAAPQDVFAASWGDYDNDGDLDAFLVGHFGQGCALMRDSGGNALHYLKIKLDGTRSNRSAIGARVRVYQRDTVQTQEISGGSGQYGHNPALVHFGLGGNIRFDSLEVIWPSGAVSRINGNNGDTTLVIEEGVGGLEENHQQSLPRDFVLPNPFVNRTCLITPGTSKIILYTSAGKFLSEENGFWFGEQLPAGVYYLIPADRPERRVKIVKLK, encoded by the coding sequence ATGAAAGGGATACTGCTACTCTTATCTCTGGGCACGCTCATCTTTGCCCAGACGATAACCTTCCGTGATGTGGCGCAGGAGTCGGGCATCGTGGTGCAGGGCGGGCTTGGCTCCTGCGCCGCCTTTGCCGATTATGACAACGATGACTACTTAGATATCTGCTTTGACCCCGGTCCTCAGGTTTACCTGTTCCACAACAATCAGGACGGCACCTTTACCGATGTTACTCAGCAGGCAGGACTTGCCGGTCTTGACTTTCGCTCGATAGTTTGGGCTGACTACAACAACGATGGTTTTAGCGACATCCTCGCCAATGACCACGGTAGTACCGTCTACCTCTTCCGTAACAACGGGAATGGCACCTTCACCGATGTTGCCGCAACAAACGGACTGATGCGCGGTGGTGATCGCCCCCTGTTTCTTGACTATGACCGGGACGGATTTCTTGATGTGCTCGTCATCGGCTTGGACGCGACCTTTCTTTACCGGAACATATCAGCCGACAGTTTTCGACTAGTATTAGCCTTGCCCTGGGGTGGCAATTCGGGCACCTGCGCAGACTACGACAACGACCTTTACCCGGACATCTACATCTGCCGGAATGGTCCGAATAAACTTCTGCGCAACAATGGTAATGGCACCTTTAGCGATGTCACCGATTCCGCGGGCGTGGGTAACGCCGGTAACACCCAGGCAGCGGCGTTCGGCGACTTTGACAATGACGGCGACCTTGACCTTTATATCACGAACATCGGCGGTGGCACAAACAAACTATTCCGTAACAACGGGAATGGTACCTTTGTTGATGTCACCAGTTTCTATGGGGTCGCCGATGTAGGCGACGGCAGAACCTGCGACTGGATTGACTTCAATAACGACCGACTCCTTGACCTCTTTACTACCAACCATGTTTATCCCAACCGGTTATTTCGCTCGATGGGTTATAACGCGCCTTTTTTGAATGTTGCCGGCGCGGTCAACATCGCTGCGCCTCAGGATGTATTTGCCGCCAGCTGGGGCGACTATGACAACGATGGCGACCTTGACGCTTTTCTGGTGGGACATTTTGGTCAGGGCTGTGCCCTGATGCGAGATTCCGGCGGAAATGCCCTCCATTACCTCAAAATAAAACTGGACGGCACAAGGTCAAACCGCAGCGCCATCGGAGCCCGGGTCAGAGTTTACCAGCGCGACACAGTTCAAACTCAGGAGATTTCCGGGGGCAGCGGACAATATGGCCACAACCCGGCGCTGGTTCATTTCGGGCTCGGTGGTAACATCCGGTTTGACTCGCTTGAGGTTATCTGGCCCAGTGGCGCCGTCAGCAGAATTAACGGTAACAATGGAGATACTACCCTGGTAATTGAAGAGGGGGTAGGTGGGTTGGAAGAAAATCACCAGCAATCATTGCCCCGGGATTTTGTGCTGCCGAATCCATTTGTCAACCGCACCTGCCTTATCACACCCGGTACCAGCAAGATTATTTTGTACACCAGCGCGGGTAAATTTCTGAGCGAAGAAAACGGTTTCTGGTTTGGGGAACAGCTACCGGCAGGAGTATATTATCTCATCCCCGCAGACCGACCAGAGCGCAGGGTGAAAATTGTCAAACTAAAATAG
- a CDS encoding N-acetyltransferase gives MHPTAIVDPGASIGSGTKIWHFTHISANVRIGKNCVFGQNVFVAEGVTVGDNCKVQNNVSLYKGVCLEEGVFCGPSCVFTNVINPRAFIERKTEFKPTLVKKGASIGANATIVCGNTIGRYALIGAGAVVTRDIPDYALVAGVPARPIGWVCKCGTKLVVDDHRARCPRCGNEYQPDDEGGLKPLKEK, from the coding sequence ATTCATCCCACCGCCATTGTTGACCCCGGGGCATCAATCGGCTCGGGTACCAAAATCTGGCACTTCACCCACATCTCCGCCAATGTCCGCATCGGCAAGAACTGCGTATTCGGTCAGAATGTGTTTGTCGCGGAAGGGGTAACCGTGGGCGATAACTGCAAGGTTCAGAACAATGTCTCGCTCTATAAAGGGGTCTGTCTTGAAGAAGGGGTGTTTTGTGGGCCCTCGTGTGTCTTTACCAATGTCATCAACCCGCGCGCCTTTATCGAGCGCAAAACCGAATTCAAACCGACGCTGGTGAAAAAAGGTGCATCCATCGGTGCCAATGCGACGATTGTATGCGGCAACACCATCGGCCGTTACGCCCTGATTGGCGCCGGCGCCGTTGTCACTCGTGACATTCCTGATTACGCCCTGGTCGCTGGTGTTCCGGCGCGTCCCATTGGCTGGGTGTGCAAATGTGGCACGAAACTGGTTGTTGATGACCACCGCGCCCGCTGTCCGCGTTGTGGTAATGAGTATCAACCCGACGATGAAGGTGGGTTAAAGCCGTTAAAGGAGAAGTAA
- a CDS encoding glycosyltransferase family 39 protein, protein MRQPSNLPLQNSPGVYHPTGTLLRLLALLLGITFLFLAAVTNYTSANYLYANRWAINGKSTVFFHLPSMPPEQFYYFPLSWLLLGIAFLLLLFGLLFRPFRTGISYLFKSKQTALPFIFTFAFFLFTLYPWDFLTAKQNETGSQFMLYLSLASAGFIFLLFALYPVLGFLEKPLQNIINWLLNLKPRYFLLLTAGFFFLIANLISYFVFEHIPHIQDSISQLFQARIFAQGKIHLPSPPFPDFFDYTHIINNGNWYSQYPWLHSFLLMFFVFLGTPWLLNPLMGALFLLVLYHLGKELYDEKTARIATLLATFSPYIINMSAEYMNHASALLFATLFILFYFRTVKGAKPFPSALLAGITLGAVANIRPYTALAIGLPFALYALFLIVRQPRRYLLPFILIVLATAAVTSLLLIYNYLANGNPLLFGYVVKWGPGHEVGFGHSGWGPPHTPYQGLLNMGNNFNLVNKFLFESPWPALLLILIPFAIGTRNRYDWLLFAGFLALPIAYFFYWFHNVCFGPRFLYESSACLFLLGARGINQLPQLLSHTFGQNPVPNTNRFLRRALPLTLLFTIAIALPPLFKLYHVYGGVSAVVYKTVRRAGLKNALIFCDHFGTGFSYNRLDLKGPLVYAKDYGYLNAALTLAYPDRQYYFARHDTLRLLTDIKYENSRLKQTLDDLAKTLADTAFVNTYKTILWPFADIPPLPDTTPLKPQILDYRTVSRQIFTRQRSIDDFTPILAFWLFDDPREHLSLFSSMDDAEHTIAGGLRFTLLSVTANNLGAVYDIRR, encoded by the coding sequence GTGCGGCAACCTTCAAATTTGCCTTTGCAAAACAGTCCGGGTGTCTATCACCCTACCGGTACTCTTTTGCGGTTATTGGCATTACTCCTCGGCATCACCTTCCTCTTCCTTGCCGCTGTTACCAACTACACCTCTGCTAACTACCTGTACGCCAACCGCTGGGCTATCAACGGCAAATCCACCGTGTTCTTTCACCTGCCGTCAATGCCCCCCGAACAGTTTTACTACTTTCCCCTCTCCTGGCTCCTGCTGGGCATCGCCTTTCTTCTGCTCCTTTTTGGCTTGCTGTTTCGCCCCTTCCGAACCGGCATTTCTTACCTGTTCAAATCAAAACAAACCGCCCTGCCCTTCATCTTCACCTTTGCCTTCTTTCTCTTCACCCTCTACCCGTGGGACTTTCTCACCGCCAAACAGAACGAAACCGGCTCCCAGTTTATGCTCTACCTGTCGCTTGCCAGTGCCGGCTTTATCTTCCTTTTGTTTGCCCTCTACCCTGTCCTCGGCTTTCTTGAAAAACCACTCCAAAATATCATCAACTGGCTGCTCAACCTTAAACCCCGTTACTTCCTCTTACTCACCGCCGGCTTTTTCTTCCTCATCGCCAACCTCATCTCCTATTTTGTCTTTGAACACATCCCCCACATCCAGGACTCCATATCCCAACTCTTCCAGGCGCGCATCTTTGCCCAGGGCAAAATCCATCTCCCTTCACCACCCTTTCCGGACTTCTTTGACTACACCCATATCATCAACAACGGCAACTGGTACTCCCAGTACCCCTGGCTCCACTCCTTCCTGTTGATGTTCTTTGTCTTTCTCGGTACCCCCTGGCTCTTAAACCCCTTAATGGGTGCTTTGTTCTTGCTTGTCCTTTACCATCTCGGCAAAGAACTTTACGACGAAAAGACCGCCCGTATTGCCACCCTCCTCGCCACCTTCTCGCCCTACATCATCAACATGTCCGCCGAATATATGAACCACGCCTCCGCGCTCCTCTTTGCCACCCTGTTCATCCTCTTCTACTTTCGCACCGTCAAGGGCGCAAAACCGTTCCCCAGCGCCCTGCTTGCCGGCATCACCCTCGGTGCCGTCGCCAACATCCGGCCCTACACCGCGCTTGCCATCGGTCTGCCCTTTGCCCTTTACGCCCTTTTCCTCATCGTGCGTCAGCCCCGGCGCTACCTCCTACCCTTTATCCTAATCGTTCTTGCCACCGCTGCCGTAACCAGCCTCCTTTTAATCTACAACTACCTCGCCAACGGCAATCCGCTCCTGTTTGGCTATGTCGTCAAGTGGGGACCAGGCCATGAGGTCGGATTTGGCCACTCCGGTTGGGGACCGCCGCACACCCCTTATCAGGGGCTCTTGAATATGGGCAACAACTTCAACCTCGTCAACAAATTCCTGTTTGAGTCACCCTGGCCCGCCCTACTTCTCATCCTCATCCCGTTTGCCATTGGCACCCGCAACCGCTACGACTGGCTCCTTTTTGCCGGCTTTCTCGCCTTACCCATCGCCTATTTCTTCTACTGGTTTCACAATGTCTGCTTCGGTCCGCGTTTCCTCTATGAGTCCAGCGCCTGCCTTTTTCTGCTTGGTGCCCGCGGTATCAATCAACTCCCCCAACTTCTCAGCCACACCTTCGGGCAGAACCCTGTCCCCAACACAAACCGCTTCCTCCGCCGCGCCCTACCGCTAACTTTGCTCTTCACCATCGCCATCGCCCTGCCACCGCTCTTTAAACTCTACCATGTTTATGGTGGAGTTAGCGCTGTCGTTTACAAAACGGTCCGCCGTGCCGGACTCAAAAACGCCCTGATCTTCTGCGACCACTTCGGCACCGGCTTCTCCTACAACCGCCTTGACCTTAAGGGTCCTCTCGTCTATGCCAAAGACTACGGCTACCTCAACGCCGCCCTCACCCTTGCCTATCCCGACCGGCAGTACTACTTTGCCCGTCACGACACCCTCCGTCTCCTCACCGACATTAAGTATGAAAACTCCCGGCTGAAACAGACCCTTGACGACCTTGCAAAAACCCTTGCCGACACCGCCTTTGTCAACACCTACAAAACCATCCTCTGGCCCTTTGCCGACATCCCCCCGCTGCCGGACACTACTCCTTTGAAACCGCAAATCCTTGACTACCGCACCGTCTCCCGGCAAATCTTCACCCGGCAAAGGTCAATTGACGATTTCACCCCGATTCTTGCCTTCTGGCTCTTTGACGACCCACGCGAACACCTCAGCCTGTTCTCCTCAATGGACGACGCCGAACACACCATCGCCGGCGGCTTAAGATTCACCCTGCTTTCCGTCACCGCCAACAACCTCGGCGCCGTCTACGACATCCGGCGCTGA